A part of Sebastes fasciatus isolate fSebFas1 chromosome 10, fSebFas1.pri, whole genome shotgun sequence genomic DNA contains:
- the aurkb gene encoding aurora kinase B: protein MQNKENHEPRSFQRPFVTPSLVAGPQRVLVKPRMEMDKSAITGPGRECVGSSSSGASKKVSIDDFDIGRPLGKGKFGNVYLARVKKLQSIVALKVLFKSQMEKEGVEHQLRREIEIQAHLKHPNILRFYNYFHDRKRVFLVLEYAPRGELYKELQRCGRFDDQRTATYMEEISDALLYCHEKKVIHRDIKPENLLLGYRGELKIADFGWSVHAPSLRRRTMCGTLDYLPPEMIEGHTHSEKVDLWCIGVLCYECLVGNPPFETASHSETYKRIMKVDLKFPKNISDGARDLISKLLRHSPVDRLSLQSVIDHPWVRANSRRVLPPICPAKKS from the exons ATGCAG aATAAGGAAAATCATGAGCCCAGGAGTTTCCAACGACCG TTCGTAACCCCAAGCCTGGTGGCCGGCCCACAGCGTGTTCTGGTGAAGCCACGAATGGAGATGGACAAAAGTGCCATCACAG GTCCTGGCAGAGAGTGTGTTGGCTCATCCTCCAGTGGAGCCTCAAA GAAAGTCTCCATTGATGACTTTGACATCGGCCGACCACTAGGGAAGGGTAAATTTGGTAATGTCTACCTTGCGAGGGTGAAGAAGCTGCAGTCCATCGTGGCGCTGAAGGTGTTGTTCAAGTCACAGATGGAGAAGGAGGGTGTGGAGCATCAACTCAGGAGAGAGATTGAAATTCAGGCACATCTCAA GCACCCCAACATTTTGCGCTTCTACAATTATTTCCATGACCGGAAGAGGGTCTTCTTGGTGCTTGAGTACGCCCCACGTGGTGAACTGTACAAGGAGCTACAGAGATGTGGAAGATTCGATGACCAGCGTACTGCCACA TACATGGAGGAGATATCTGATGCACTGTTGTATTGCCATGAGAAGAAAGTGATTCATCGTGACATCAAGCCGGAGAATCTGCTTCTCGGCTATCGTGGAGAGCTGAAAATTGCAGATTTTGGTTGGTCCGTCCATGCACCTTCTCTAAG ACGTCGTACAATGTGCGGGACACTGGACTACCTCCCTCCAGAGATGATTGAGGGCCACACCCACAGCGAGAAGGTGGACCTGTGGTGCATCGGGGTCCTCTGCTACGAATGCTTGGTCGGCAACCCGCCTTTTGAAACTGCCAGCCATTCAGAAACATACAAGAGAATTATGAAG GTGGATTTGAAGTTCCCCAAAAACATCTCAGACGGTGCACGGGACCTGATCAGCAAGCTGCTCCGCCACAGCCCCGTCGACCGTCTCTCACTACAGAGCGTCATTGATCACCCATGGGTGCGCGCCAACTCCCGCCGAGTCCTACCGCCCATCTGCCCCGCCAAGAAATCCTGA